The Stigmatella ashevillena genomic sequence TGCTCCCGTCTCCGTGACGAAGAAGACGGCGTTGGGCTTGAGGAAGAAGTTGCCGGTGTCCTCTTGGGTATTGAGGCCCACGAGCTCGCGGCCCTCTTCCACATACAGCCCCACAGGCCTCCGCGCTGGGGTGAACATCCCTGCGTTGGTGGCGAACACGAGGCGTTTTCCCCTGCCTTGGAGCCAGCCGCGCAGGTTGCCCAGGCTGCTGAACGAAGTTCCATCCGGCTGCTGGAAGAAGAAGTGCAGCTTGGACTGGGTGAGGTCGGCCTCGTACGTGTCGTAGGTATGCCCTTGATAGGCCAGGCGGCGTGCCGCCGGCCGGACAGCGGGGGCCTGGACAGAGCGAGGCGCCATCGGTGGGGAGGGCGCGGCGAGCAGGTGCGTGGCCCCCATGCCCAGCCCCGAGCCCAGCAGCAGCGTGAGCATGTACTTCACAGGGAGCTTCCATCCCGATGCTCCACGCCGACTCATGGGCTGATGCCTTGGGGGCTCTCGGACGGGACGGAAAAGGGCCCTGGGGGGGCCGCGAAGGTGGGGGCTTTCGGGGTGCCCAGCCGGAGCAATACGGCCAGGGACAGCCCCGAGAGGGCTCCGCCCAGGGCCCATCCCAGCAGGGGCTCCCAGCGCTGTCCTGCGGCGGCGGTGAGGAGCATGGCAAGGCTCCAGGTGAGCGTGCGTGCCGGAACCCAGAGCAACCCGATGCCGAGGGTTCGCAGCTTTCCGGCGCGTTGCCAGAGCGTTGAGGTGAATTGCAGGGCCGCCACGAGCAGCCCGTACAGGAGGATCCCCTGGCCTGGGTCGAGCTGTTGCCACTGCCAGAGGATGACCGCCGCTACCGCCCCGGTGGTTCCGCGCTTCACCCAGCGCAGCCGTTGTCCCCGGGGAAGGGCCATTGCTTGGAGGGTCTCCGCGGCGCAGGTGAGCGCTCCCTTCTGGAGGGGCAGCAGCCATGCGGCGGGAATCTGACCCAAGGGAGGGGAGAGACCGGCCAGTTTGAGCTGGGTCCCCAGCAGCCCATAGCCGCACGTCCAGCCCACGGCACTCGCCACCATCAAAGGCCCGTAGCCGCGTGCCAGCCCCGCCGCGAGGGTGGCCGCCTTCTTCAGCCTCGCGCGCGGCGAAGGCGGCTCGGGAACACGGGTGAAGTCCATCATGCGGCGCTCTGCAGGCACGCTCCGGAAAGGGCGCCGCGGAGGATAACACTTCGCCGCCATGCCCATCGTCGAGATGCCGCCAGGGCACCGCACACCGGCGCGGGTGCGGTGCCCCTGTATTCCGTGCGCGGCTCAGCCGGTCAGCGAGAGGTGTCCCGGCGGCCCCGCGGTTGGCGGCGGAGGCGGATCAGCCCCAGTGCCATGGCCACCAGGGGAAGAATGCCTCCCAGCGCGTTCTCGCCCGCGGTGCATCCCCCATATCGCTCCTCGCGAGGCTCGGGGTGGGAGCGGCCCCTGTCGACCCTGAAATGGGCCTTGGCCGAGGAGGGGCCCACGGCTCCAGCGGCGTCCTTGGCGTACGCCGTCCAAAAGTACCTCTCCGCCCGGTTCAGGGCGGAGGGGAGGGTGAACGAGGTCTGTCCATGGTCGCCCTCGGTGAGCCCATGGCCTGTGGCCACCAGCGTTCCATCGGTCCGCCGCACCTCGAAGAAATAGGTGAGCGCGTCCCCTTCGGGGTCCACGGCATTCTGGATCCGGAGGGTGGGCGGTCGGCGGGCGGAGAGGATGGCATCGGACGGGTTGAGCGCAACAGGCGCGGAGGGAGCGTCATTGCGCGTGTTGACCCTGAAGGAATTGAGAGACCATTCGCTCGCGGAGAATCCGTCCAAGGCTCGGGTTCGCCAGAAGTATCGCGTGTCCTCCATCAAGGCAGGGGTCTGCCACCGCACTTTGCCGTCGGGATCCGCCGCCAGCGTGGCGGACGTTGTGCGGCTCGGGGAGCTGAAGGTGGCGCTGGTGTCCAGCTCGAAGACATAGGAGAGCGCGTCCCCATCGGGATCCCGCGCGGCATGCGCCACGAGTGTCGGGGTGGACAAGGAGACATGGCCGTCCGTGGACGGCTCGGCGAGCACGGGAAGCCCCGGCTCACGATTGGAAGGCCGGCCGAGGTAGGTGGAGAAGGAAGACACGTCACTGTAGGCCGTGGCCCCGTGCGGGTCCGCCGCGGTGACGCGCCAGTAATACGTGGTGAAGGGCACGAGGGTCGTGGTCACGGTCCAGGCCGTGCTTCCGTGAGGGCCTCCCGCGGTGGTACCAGAGGTGAGCACCGTCTGGGTCATCGCCTTGTCCGTGGCCAGCTCGAACACATAGCTGAGCGCCCCATCATCTGCATCGAGCGCATTGTCGGTGACGAGCGTGGGCCTGTCCGTGGACACCTGGGTTCCAGCCAACGGGTGCGCGGTGCGGGGTGCTTCCGGAGCATCGTTGAGGGGATTGAAGGTGATGTATTGCACCTCGCTCCATGAGCCGTGGAGTGCGTCATCCGTGG encodes the following:
- a CDS encoding phosphodiester glycosidase family protein; this encodes MSRRGASGWKLPVKYMLTLLLGSGLGMGATHLLAAPSPPMAPRSVQAPAVRPAARRLAYQGHTYDTYEADLTQSKLHFFFQQPDGTSFSSLGNLRGWLQGRGKRLVFATNAGMFTPARRPVGLYVEEGRELVGLNTQEDTGNFFLKPNAVFFVTETGAGILESGAYEAHPPAKVLYATQSGPALLLHGKVHPAFREGSRNLSPRRSGVGIIPPNKVVFAIANQEVNLHEFASFFRDQFGCQDALYLDGVVSRMYLPALGRDELDGDFGAMIAISEPVK